In Chitinispirillales bacterium, one DNA window encodes the following:
- a CDS encoding GDSL-type esterase/lipase family protein yields MIKKIMAIVISIISCGISQEEYTIINADLLIPLFKKAQSIENSQKVKILHIGDSHIQGNFFVQATREILQERFGNGGMGFIFPYNLAKTNSTANKFIKFSSNSVWQSCRVSMRSHCHKQIIIGISGHGLLTNDKNFEILLEVPEIYKFDKITIFYPNEKSPFSIENDLRTTNLIGIIAENQYWADFQSAAPMNSVRIFQNEDYSYDDYNLNGIYIENDKSGIIYNSIGINGAKASDFLQNSIFFEQIPAVSPDLIILSFGTNEAFSEISPEIFILQIDTLISKIKEKCGEIPVLVTTPPLTLVKKIETSFINEYSKNLTEGKSYAIWDLHELTHKFSVKDDTNSLLTKDKVHYSKYGYEFIGGYFANALIKNYEYFLTTQSK; encoded by the coding sequence TTGATAAAAAAAATTATGGCAATCGTAATTTCGATAATTTCCTGCGGAATTTCACAGGAGGAATATACAATAATAAACGCGGATTTGCTTATTCCATTATTTAAGAAAGCGCAAAGCATTGAAAATTCGCAAAAAGTAAAAATTCTTCATATCGGCGATTCGCATATACAGGGAAACTTTTTTGTACAAGCAACTCGTGAAATTCTTCAAGAAAGATTCGGAAACGGGGGAATGGGTTTTATTTTTCCTTATAATTTGGCAAAAACAAACAGTACGGCAAACAAATTCATAAAATTTTCATCTAACTCTGTATGGCAAAGCTGCAGAGTTTCTATGCGTTCACATTGCCACAAACAAATAATTATAGGAATTTCAGGGCACGGATTACTCACAAACGATAAAAATTTTGAAATTTTACTTGAAGTTCCGGAAATTTACAAATTTGACAAAATTACAATTTTTTATCCAAATGAAAAATCGCCGTTTTCGATAGAAAATGACTTGAGAACAACAAATTTAATCGGTATCATCGCCGAAAACCAATATTGGGCAGACTTTCAAAGCGCCGCCCCTATGAACAGCGTTCGAATATTTCAGAATGAAGATTATAGTTATGATGATTATAATCTTAACGGAATATATATAGAAAACGATAAAAGCGGAATTATTTATAATTCTATAGGAATCAATGGAGCTAAAGCGAGCGATTTTCTTCAAAATTCAATTTTTTTCGAACAAATTCCGGCAGTTTCTCCGGATTTGATTATTTTATCTTTCGGTACAAACGAGGCTTTTTCGGAAATTTCCCCTGAAATATTTATTTTGCAAATAGATACGCTTATTTCAAAAATAAAAGAAAAATGCGGCGAAATTCCCGTTTTGGTCACTACTCCTCCGTTAACTCTCGTAAAAAAAATAGAAACGTCCTTCATCAATGAGTATTCAAAAAATTTAACAGAAGGTAAAAGTTACGCTATTTGGGATTTACACGAATTGACACACAAATTTTCTGTAAAAGACGATACTAATTCTCTTTTGACAAAAGACAAAGTTCACTATTCTAAATACGGTTACGAATTTATCGGCGGCTATTTTGCCAACGCGCTTATTAAAAATTATGAGTATTTTCTGACAACCCAATCTAAATAA
- a CDS encoding SDR family NAD(P)-dependent oxidoreductase, with protein MKCAVITGASSGIGLECAKIVSRNRLFGVDKIFLLARRKENMENLSKELEIETQIVVCDVSRDEGIKNFAEILNVQNPDITLLINSAGFGKNGDFTDISVCGNIGMIDVNCRGLVYMTQICLNYMKSGAHILNVSSVAGFAPLAKFTVYGATKAFVTSFSVGLSVELEKRNISVTICAPGSVDTEFHKIARGDSGIVKKLYSSKAPVKKVAELALEDTAKKKLFSSYGFPAKIARLFGGAVPKKSFAKFSYKNIYA; from the coding sequence ATGAAATGCGCCGTAATTACCGGAGCGAGTTCCGGTATCGGGTTAGAATGTGCAAAAATTGTAAGTCGAAACCGTTTGTTTGGTGTTGATAAAATTTTTCTTCTTGCACGAAGAAAAGAGAATATGGAAAATCTATCAAAAGAATTGGAAATAGAAACTCAAATAGTCGTGTGCGACGTTTCAAGAGATGAGGGCATAAAAAATTTTGCAGAGATTTTGAATGTTCAAAATCCTGATATAACTCTTCTTATAAATTCTGCGGGTTTTGGAAAAAACGGCGACTTTACGGACATCTCAGTCTGCGGCAATATCGGGATGATTGACGTTAATTGTAGAGGGTTGGTGTATATGACGCAAATATGCTTGAATTACATGAAATCCGGCGCACATATTCTTAACGTATCTTCTGTCGCCGGTTTTGCTCCTTTGGCTAAATTTACTGTTTACGGAGCCACAAAAGCGTTTGTTACGTCTTTTTCCGTAGGATTAAGCGTTGAACTTGAAAAAAGAAATATTTCTGTTACTATATGTGCGCCCGGTTCTGTGGATACCGAGTTTCATAAAATCGCAAGAGGGGATAGCGGTATCGTAAAAAAACTTTATTCTTCAAAAGCGCCGGTTAAGAAAGTGGCAGAATTAGCCTTGGAAGATACTGCGAAAAAAAAATTATTTTCATCTTATGGTTTTCCCGCCAAAATCGCAAGATTATTTGGAGGAGCCGTGCCTAAAAAGTCGTTTGCAAAATTCAGTTACAAAAATATTTACGCTTAA
- a CDS encoding MBOAT family protein, with translation MDKFSMDKFLSYFTFDKINQFFSSSEIMDLLMPYFIYDKSNPLLFGSGMFLVIFIVFFTIYATIYNKKTLRTIYVLLFSLFFYYKAGGLFVFLLIAVTVANYLLSHLISTAETVFLRKFFLAIAIISNLTILGYFKYTGFFIANINEFAKTEFLAPNIILPIGISFYLFQAISYCTDVYKNEIEAEKSFLNFSFYLCFFPQLVAGPIVRAKEFMPQLQSTPKITNLDLGNGLFLILLGLVKKTVISDFVSLNLVDRIFFSPDLYTPFENLLAVYGYTMQIYCDFSGYSDMAIGLALLLGYKLPINFHTPFKSKNITEFWRRWHISLSSWLRDYLYIPLGGNKNGKIRTYINLFIVMLIGGLWHGASWKFVAWGGLHGIALIIERIICKIFKISRKKEDGKFNIFSPFFIFITFHFVAFSFIFFRAADFQTALNVIRQILRLTFEPDKFLVLVSCHKLVISFMLFGFFIHFIPEKIVEKIRNSFALSPIWVKILILGIVFRISYSVSTSDIQPFIYFQF, from the coding sequence ATGGATAAATTCTCTATGGATAAATTTTTATCATATTTTACATTTGACAAGATAAATCAGTTTTTTTCCTCATCGGAAATTATGGATTTGTTAATGCCATATTTTATCTACGACAAATCAAATCCGCTTTTATTCGGAAGCGGTATGTTTTTGGTAATATTTATAGTTTTTTTCACAATCTATGCAACAATTTACAATAAAAAAACGCTGCGTACAATTTATGTATTACTGTTTTCGCTGTTTTTTTACTACAAAGCAGGCGGTTTGTTCGTTTTTTTACTAATTGCCGTCACCGTCGCAAATTATTTACTTTCGCATTTAATTTCAACGGCAGAAACTGTTTTTTTACGAAAATTTTTTCTGGCTATCGCAATTATTTCAAACCTTACGATTCTTGGATATTTTAAATATACAGGATTTTTCATCGCCAACATAAATGAATTTGCAAAAACCGAATTTTTAGCTCCTAACATAATTTTGCCTATAGGAATCTCATTTTATCTTTTTCAGGCTATAAGTTATTGTACGGACGTATATAAAAATGAAATAGAAGCGGAAAAGTCTTTTTTGAATTTTTCGTTTTATTTGTGTTTTTTCCCACAACTTGTAGCAGGACCGATCGTCCGTGCAAAAGAGTTTATGCCGCAATTGCAAAGTACTCCGAAAATTACAAATCTTGATTTAGGAAACGGACTTTTTCTTATACTTTTAGGACTTGTAAAAAAAACTGTTATTTCGGATTTCGTTTCGCTTAATTTGGTTGACAGAATTTTCTTTTCACCTGATCTTTACACCCCGTTTGAAAATCTGCTTGCGGTTTACGGTTATACTATGCAAATTTATTGTGATTTCTCCGGATATTCCGACATGGCAATAGGTTTAGCGTTGCTTTTAGGATACAAACTGCCCATAAATTTTCACACACCGTTCAAATCAAAAAACATTACGGAATTTTGGCGGCGCTGGCACATTTCACTTTCATCGTGGCTTCGTGATTATTTGTATATCCCGCTGGGCGGAAACAAAAACGGTAAAATTCGCACGTACATAAATTTGTTTATTGTGATGTTAATCGGCGGATTGTGGCATGGAGCGAGTTGGAAGTTCGTCGCTTGGGGCGGATTGCACGGAATAGCGCTTATCATTGAAAGAATTATTTGCAAAATTTTTAAAATATCGAGAAAAAAAGAAGACGGAAAATTCAACATTTTCAGCCCGTTTTTTATATTTATAACTTTTCATTTCGTAGCGTTTTCGTTTATATTTTTCAGGGCGGCGGATTTTCAAACCGCATTGAATGTCATACGCCAAATTTTAAGGCTTACTTTTGAACCGGACAAATTTTTGGTACTTGTTTCGTGCCACAAACTTGTAATTTCATTTATGCTATTCGGATTTTTCATTCATTTTATTCCGGAAAAAATTGTTGAAAAAATAAGAAATTCATTTGCGCTTTCGCCGATTTGGGTGAAAATTTTAATTTTAGGAATCGTTTTTCGTATCTCTTATTCGGTATCGACAAGCGATATTCAACCTTTCATTTATTTTCAATTTTGA
- a CDS encoding UTP--glucose-1-phosphate uridylyltransferase encodes MNQKLYEFKQKMYKTGCGESIISLFLRYYEKLKNGDRGIIYEKDIYPVKYGEITKYCDIEKDKTLLEKTAIIKLNGGLGTSMGMDFPKSFVEVREKKRFIDIALLQQRFFEKETKSKYPLIFMNSLSTKKTTEEFVEKNPQILCKDIPPCFTQHSFVKVLKDGFGAAFYEKDTDLEYNPAGHGDVYMALHESGILKKLLKNNFRFAFISNIDNSAASFDVSISNFMAKNDIPFLMEVCRRTDMDKKGGHIAKNKNGGYVLRERAQADENEMSEFENIEKYSYFNTNSIWVDLRKLGEIIDRNKIVELPFIANEKTLNPNDKSTDKVYQIEQAMGAAISLFEGAKLLEVEKERFFPVKTTSDLFLLRSDRFFIKDSVIKSFDDNKSECSVVLENKFYSNLSDFEKRVSKGVPSLKGCKKLFVRNDVFFDETMKFDGEVYL; translated from the coding sequence ATGAATCAAAAATTATATGAATTTAAGCAAAAAATGTACAAAACCGGCTGCGGTGAAAGTATAATATCTCTATTTTTGAGATATTACGAAAAACTCAAGAACGGCGATAGAGGAATAATATACGAAAAAGACATCTATCCGGTTAAATACGGGGAAATTACAAAGTATTGCGACATTGAAAAAGATAAAACTTTGCTTGAAAAAACCGCAATAATAAAATTAAACGGCGGTCTTGGAACGTCTATGGGTATGGATTTTCCAAAATCGTTCGTAGAGGTTCGCGAAAAAAAAAGATTTATAGATATCGCGCTTTTGCAGCAGCGATTTTTTGAAAAAGAGACAAAAAGTAAATATCCTCTAATATTTATGAACAGTTTGTCCACAAAAAAAACGACCGAAGAGTTTGTTGAAAAAAATCCTCAAATATTGTGTAAAGACATACCGCCTTGTTTTACGCAGCATTCTTTTGTAAAGGTGCTTAAAGACGGATTCGGAGCGGCTTTTTATGAAAAAGATACGGATTTGGAGTATAATCCGGCGGGACACGGCGACGTGTATATGGCGTTGCATGAAAGCGGAATATTAAAAAAACTTTTGAAAAATAATTTCAGGTTCGCGTTTATATCAAATATCGACAATAGTGCGGCGTCTTTTGACGTTTCCATATCAAATTTTATGGCAAAAAACGATATTCCTTTTTTAATGGAGGTTTGCAGAAGGACTGATATGGATAAAAAGGGCGGGCACATCGCCAAAAATAAAAACGGCGGATATGTTTTACGGGAAAGAGCTCAGGCTGACGAAAATGAAATGTCGGAATTTGAAAATATAGAAAAGTATTCTTATTTCAACACAAACTCTATTTGGGTGGATTTGAGAAAACTTGGCGAAATTATAGATAGAAACAAAATAGTCGAACTTCCGTTTATAGCAAACGAAAAAACGCTTAACCCAAACGATAAATCGACAGATAAAGTTTATCAGATAGAGCAAGCGATGGGAGCGGCGATTTCTCTTTTTGAAGGCGCGAAATTGTTGGAAGTGGAAAAAGAAAGATTTTTTCCGGTTAAAACTACAAGCGATTTATTTTTGTTAAGAAGTGACAGATTTTTTATTAAGGACTCCGTTATTAAATCCTTTGACGACAATAAATCTGAGTGTTCTGTCGTATTGGAAAATAAATTCTACTCAAATTTATCTGATTTTGAAAAACGTGTAAGCAAAGGTGTTCCGTCTTTAAAAGGGTGTAAAAAATTGTTTGTACGAAACGATGTTTTCTTTGACGAAACGATGAAATTTGACGGAGAAGTTTATTTATGA